The Verrucomicrobiia bacterium genomic sequence TGAGAGTTGTATGAAATCGAATACGCAATTTGAATTCTCACCCCTCACCCTAGCCCTCTCCCCGTTGAGGGGAGAGGGAAATGAAGCAAGCCGCGAAATGATTGCTAGTTTTTAACGCGAACATAATTTTGATGATGAGAACCATGAAGCACTCGTTACTGACACTGACTTTGATCGGCGTGGGCGTTTCGCTCGTCACCGTTACGGCGGCGGATTGGAACCAATGGCGTGGGCCGGGGCGTAATGGCGTTCTGCCGGAGAGCCCGAAGCTGGCGGACACCTGGCCGGCGGAGGGGCCGAAGAAACTTTGGGAGAGCGAGATGATCCCGGGCAATGACGAGGGCGGGCATGGCAGCGCAGTCGTCGCGGGCAAGCGCGCGTATCTCTCCGTGGTGTGGCATACGGATGTGCCATCCGAGACGCGCACGATCACGGACCTCGTGATGCGGAATCTCGGCTACCAGAATCCTGGCGGGCTCGGCAAGGAACTCGCCGCGAAGATGGAGGCGGATCGCGAGGCGCTTAGCCCGCAGATGCGCGGCAAGAAGCTGGACGATTACATCGCGGAATGGATCGAGACGAACCTGAACAAACGGCAGAAGCAGTTGATGAGCGGGTTTGTCTCCGGGCGCTTCAAGAAAGGCAAACTGGCCATTCCGCTGCCGGATTATGAGAAGTTGAACGCGATGCAGGACAAACCGTTCCCGACGGATGCGGCGTTCAAGAAGTGGCTGGATGAGCAGGGCTTCGCAGAGCATGTGAAGAACGAGGTCATCGAAAAAGTGCCGCCGACGCAACGGGTCGCTGAAGATGTGGTGATCTGCCTGGACATCGAGACGGGCAAAACGATCTGGAAGGCGGCTGCGCCGGGCGAGCCGAAGGGTCGCAACTGCTCCAGCACGCCGGTGGTGGCGGATGGCAAGGTCTTCGCGATGGGCAGCACGCATCTCTACGCGGTGGATGCGGACAAAGGCAAAATTCTTTGGTCCACGCCCTTGCCTGCGAAGGCACCGGGCTCCTCGCCGCTCTACACGGAGGGCGTGGTGGTGATCAATGCGGGCAAGCTCACAGCTTATGATGCGGCGACGGGCAAGCAGCTCTGGCAACCGGAGCGCATCGGCGGCGGTCAGTCCTCACCGGTCGCGTGGAAGAAGGATGGAAAGACGCTGGTGATCTTCAACGGGCGGAATGAATTGAGCGCGCACGATCTCAAAACGGGCAAGGAAGCGTGGCGCACGACCGGCGGCGGGGATGCGACACCGTCCATCGTGGATGACGTGCTCGCGGTGCAGACGAAGAACGCGGCGCAGGGATTGGTGGCGTTCAAGCTGAAGCTGGATGGCGTGGAGGAATTGTGGAAGTTCCCGCTGGAGGTGGTCCGCACGCAATCGAGCCCGATCATCTACAATGGTAACGTGTATCTGATGGATGACGGGTATCACTACTGCCTCTCACAGGCGAGCGGCGAGGTGCGGTGGAAGCATCCGGTGCCCTCGACGATTTCATCACCGCTCATCGCGGACGGGAAGGTGTTCGTGATGATGAACAACGGGAACAATCTGCAGATGCTGAAGGCGACGGCGGATCAGCGCGTGGAACTGGGCAAGGCGAACGTGCGGGCGTTGTGGTGTCCGTCACCGACGATCTCGCAGGGGAAGCTGCTCGTGCGGACGAAAGATCGGGTGGTGTGCTATGACCTGCGGGAGAGCTGAGCATCCCTCCAAGCATTAGAGCGGTTTAAAAAATCCTGTCGCCGATTGTCTGGAGAGCGAAGCGGGCGGTCTTTTTGGGTTCTGGCTTCGTTTCGGCTCCGTCACAGGGTCTTTGGAAGCTGCTTCTTCGCCAAATCCACGCCCCACTCGGCCACAGTATTTTTTAAAGCGCTCTAACAGGAGGGACAGGAAGGGGTGAACCGCGAACTACGCGAAAAGGGGACGGGAAAGATGAACCACGGAAAACGCAGAATACACAGAAAGAATTCACCATGGAAACGCGGAGGGAAGAT encodes the following:
- a CDS encoding PQQ-binding-like beta-propeller repeat protein, producing the protein MKHSLLTLTLIGVGVSLVTVTAADWNQWRGPGRNGVLPESPKLADTWPAEGPKKLWESEMIPGNDEGGHGSAVVAGKRAYLSVVWHTDVPSETRTITDLVMRNLGYQNPGGLGKELAAKMEADREALSPQMRGKKLDDYIAEWIETNLNKRQKQLMSGFVSGRFKKGKLAIPLPDYEKLNAMQDKPFPTDAAFKKWLDEQGFAEHVKNEVIEKVPPTQRVAEDVVICLDIETGKTIWKAAAPGEPKGRNCSSTPVVADGKVFAMGSTHLYAVDADKGKILWSTPLPAKAPGSSPLYTEGVVVINAGKLTAYDAATGKQLWQPERIGGGQSSPVAWKKDGKTLVIFNGRNELSAHDLKTGKEAWRTTGGGDATPSIVDDVLAVQTKNAAQGLVAFKLKLDGVEELWKFPLEVVRTQSSPIIYNGNVYLMDDGYHYCLSQASGEVRWKHPVPSTISSPLIADGKVFVMMNNGNNLQMLKATADQRVELGKANVRALWCPSPTISQGKLLVRTKDRVVCYDLRES